GAAATAGTACACGGTGGAGAAGATCCACCAGCCGAACAGGAACACCGTCTTCTTGCGATGTAGTTCGACAAACTTAGGGTTTTTGGCGATTGCGCCCCAGTCATACTGCTTCTCAGCCATGGTAGTTACTCCTTTCTTGGTAAGGTCAAAACATTATGGTGCGGCGTCCCGCTCCATGCCTTCCCTTGGCGTTTGTGCTTGTCTCGTCCCCTCCTTTCCCGTTATGATGACTCCGTACATCCCTGCGTCTTCCTCAAAACCGGGCATAACCGAACTTCATCGACAGGACTTCTGCCCCTTCCTGCAAGGAAGGGATAATCTCATTTTCTATCCGGTCGGTCAGCATCCTGAACGACGGGCCCATCATGGCCAGCGCACAGATCACCTTTCCGGCATAATCACGGATAGTTACCGCAACGCTTACCACCCCTTCACCCAACCCCCCCTGATCAACGGCAACGCCTTTTTCCCTGATCGCATGTAGCTCGGATCCGAGGGCAACCAGGTCGGGCAGATCCTTCCGCCTGCCGCGCCTTTTGAAGAGCTTCTCCAGAAGCTCCTGCGACTCAAGCGCCTTGAGAACCTTACCGGCGGCATTGGTAAAAAACGGAAACCGCTTTCCCACCATGGGGGTCGTCTTGACGTTCTGCAGACTATCCACCATATCGAGAAAGAGAACCTCGTCTCCCAGCAAGACCGTCAGGTAGATGGCCTCGTCATGCTTGCGGGCCAACTCCTCCATGACCGGATGTGCATGCTTGATGAGGCTCGCGCTGCTGATGAAGCGTTGCGCCAGAGCCACGGAACTGAGCCCGATGCGGTAGACCCCGCTCCC
This is a stretch of genomic DNA from Geobacter sp.. It encodes these proteins:
- a CDS encoding DUF485 domain-containing protein, with protein sequence MAEKQYDWGAIAKNPKFVELHRKKTVFLFGWWIFSTVYYF
- a CDS encoding helix-turn-helix domain-containing protein — protein: MTRDKSTYSVQTVEKALDLLEALTDETPPPTLPNLAERLGLSRNKVFRLLATLESRGLVEREEGSGVYRIGLSSVALAQRFISSASLIKHAHPVMEELARKHDEAIYLTVLLGDEVLFLDMVDSLQNVKTTPMVGKRFPFFTNAAGKVLKALESQELLEKLFKRRGRRKDLPDLVALGSELHAIREKGVAVDQGGLGEGVVSVAVTIRDYAGKVICALAMMGPSFRMLTDRIENEIIPSLQEGAEVLSMKFGYARF